One Cololabis saira isolate AMF1-May2022 chromosome 12, fColSai1.1, whole genome shotgun sequence DNA window includes the following coding sequences:
- the plekhm2 gene encoding pleckstrin homology domain-containing family M member 2 isoform X4 — MDQLKVKDRILENISLSVKKLQSYFAACEDETPAIRNHDRVLQRLCEHLDHALLYGLQDISSGYWVLVLHFTRREAVRQIDELQHIATNLGRSRAWLYLALSESSLESYLRLFQENRALLQKYYFKNALVCSHDHLTLFLTLVSGLEFIRFDLELDVPYLDVAPYMPEYYKPQNLLDFEERLPSSDSLSLHSFTSLTSTNLEWDDSAIAPSSEAKGKVAAHLSPHSPTSRYNPFNEDSDTNTSANVTPVHVANHHAFTATGDETEISSNELEVIRMAKRRKPAKKRRGKGSTESIRSAFNSVSSEHMELDNAALTGEDVDSANSTLVQLDSDGELSRSRIGSEVVEEGDEVGVEDLLRIPEMTDTSMDSVGQPLRDVMNRLNGAWEHPEEEEKSTVGCDGSSEPPEQQPFREDSGGKPPDPAPGETAGPGRAQSSSVLQTSPTAAELCSVTPNSPDSADTSGGHNDSTEQSQPQALSGGTENEGEGEAPAGQRPVVKQEGNTGETRTQTFTHEETKPPLQEEKLSPFEISHPAEFKVDNNHLLLLMIHVFRENEEQLFKMVRMSTGHMEGDLQPLYLLLTDCYIYLLRKGAAEKPYTVEDAVSYNELDYLSVGLDQQTVTLVCTNRRRKFLLDTADVSLTLWFLSVLKSAMVQGCREPPYPSVLTDATMEKLALNKFVSQESQCEVSEVSIELYSLIHWEDPLDMTLSPRRQTPPSGGSSSMKEGTLQYMSGTTYLGKELWKSCYVVLSNGILYLYSERTDVTPLLSVTMGGEHCGGCRRSNSTERPHAFQVILTERPPLVLSASNEQDMADWMQLLCQSVSKGVIPQGVAPTPCIPCCLVVTDRKLLTCHQDCQTSFFRSLGSADISDVICVGVEPNKEYCVIEFAEDRAQFLPPWVLYFSGSEERDRLLQGLDHAWRAIFQVDLPHKDMSDPLVQKRCSEALELMKSAWQRADSLARGRARREPWC; from the exons ATGGATCAACTCAAAGTGAAGGATCGCATCCTGGAAAACATCTCCCTCTCCGTCAAGAAG TTGCAGAGTTATTTTGCAGCCTGTGAGGATGAAACTCCAGCTATCCGAAATCACGATCGGGTCCTACAGCGTCTCTGCGAACATCTTGACCATGCCCTACTCTATGG GCTGCAGGACATCTCATCTGGCTACTGGGTCTTGGTCCTCCACTTCACCAGGAGGGAGGCGGTCCGACAGATCGATGAGCTTCAGCACATAGCAACAAACCTTGGCCGAA GCCGGGCGTGGTTGTACCTGGCACTGAGTGAGAGCTCTTTAGAGAGCTATCTGCGCCTCTTCCAGGAGAATCGAGCATTATTGCAAAAGTATTATTTCAA GAATGCTTTGGTCTGCAGTCATGACCACCTCACACTCTTTCTCACACTGGTGTCGGGTCTGGAGTTCATCCGCTTCGATCTTGAGCTG GATGTCCCCTATTTGGACGTGGCCCCGTACATGCCTGAATACTACAAACCTCAGAACCTCCTGGACTTTGAGGAAAGGCTGCCCAGTTCAGACAGCCTGTCGCTGCACTCCTTCACCTCACTCACCTCCACCAACCTGGAGTGGGATGACAGCGCCATAGCTCCCTCCAGTGAAG CGAAGGGAAAGGTGGCTGCTCACCTTTCTCCACACAGCCCGACATCCAGATACAACCCGTTCAATGAGGATTCAGACACAAATACCTCTGCAAACGTCACGCCGGTTCATGTGGCCAACCACCACGCTTTCACCGCTACGGGAGACGAGACGGAGATCAGCAGCAACGAGCTTGAGGTCATCAG GATGGCCAAACGAAGGAAACCAGCCAAAAAGCGACGCGGGAAGGGATCCACAGAGTCCATCAGGAGTGCCTTCAACTCGGTCTCTTCTGAACACATGGAACTGGACAATGCCGCCCTCACCGGGGAGGATGTTGATTCAGCAAACTCCACGCTGGTGCAGCTGGACAGCGACGGGGAGCTGAGCAGAAGCAGGATTGGATCAGAGGTTGTGGAGGAGGGAGATGAGGTCGGAGTAGAGGATCTCCTCCGGATCCCGGAGATGACGGACACCTCCATGGACAGCGTTGGCCAACCCCTCCGGGACGTCATGAATCGGCTCAACGGGGCCTGGGAGCAcccggaggaggaagagaaaagcACTGTCGGCTGTGACGGGAGTTCGGAGCCTCCTGAACAGCAGCCCTTTCGGGAGGATTCAGGAGGAAAGCCGCCCGACCCGGCCCCAGGAGAGACAGCTGGTCCCGGTCGGGCCCAGAGCTCCAGCGTCCTGCAGACCTCGCCTACGGCTGCAGAGCTATGCTCCGTTACCCCCAACAGTCCAGACTCTGCTGACACGAGTGGTGGCCACAATGACTCTACAGAGCAGAGCCAACCACAGGCTCTTTCAGGTGGCACTGAAAATGAAGGAGAGGGAGAAGCACCAGCGGGACAGAGACCCGTCGTGAAGCAGGAGGGGAACACGGGGGAGACACGGACACAAACCTTCACGCATGAGGAAACAAAACCACCGCTACAAGAAGAGAAGCTCAGTCCATTTGAAATTTCTCATCCGGCAGAGTTTAA GGTGGACAACAATCACCTGCTTCTACTAATGATTCATGTATTCAGAGAAAACGAGGAGCAGCTCTTTAAG ATGGTGCGGATGAGTACGGGTCACATGGAGGGAGACCTGCAGCCCCTTTATCTGCTGCTCACGgactgttacatttacttgctAAGAAAGG GTGCAGCAGAGAAGCCCTACACAGTAGAAGATGCTGTTTCCTACAACGAGCTGGACTATCTTTCT GTGGGCCTTGACCAGCAGACGGTGACGCTGGTTTGCACCAACAGGCGGAGAAAGTTCTTGTTGGATACAGCTGACGTCTCACTGACTTT ATGGTTCCTGTCTGTTCTCAAATCAGCCATGGTTCAGGGCTGCCGTGAGCCGCCCTACCCCTCCGTTCTGACAGACGCCACCATGGAAAAGTTGGCTCTCAACAAGTTTGTCTCCCAGGAGTCTCAGTGTGAG GTTTCTGAAGTATCCATAGAGCTCTATTCATTGATTCACTGGGAGGATCCTCTGGACATGACTTTGTCTCCCCGGCGGCAAACGCCCCCCTCCGGAGGTTCCTCCAGCATGAAAGAAGGAACTCTGCAGTACATGTCTGGAACCACGTACCTGGGCAAAGAGCTGTGGAAGAGCTGCTACGTCGTTCTCAG TAATGGGATTCTGTACCTGTATTCAGAGAGGACAGATGTGACACCTCTGCTGTCTGTCACCATGGG AGGAGAGCACTGTGGAGGCTGTCGACGCTCAAACAGCACCGAGCGTCCACACGCCTTCCAGGTGATCCTGACGGAGCGCCCCCCTCTGGTGCTCAGCGCCAGCAATGAGCAGGACATGGCCGACTGGATGCAGCTGCTCTGCCAGTCCGTCTCCAAGGGG GTCATCCCCCAGGGCGTTGCCCCCACCCCGTGTATCCCATGTTGCCTGGTGGTGACGGACAGAAAGCTGCTCACCTGCCATCAGGACTGCCAGACCAGCTTTTTCCGTTCGTTGGGAAGCGCTGACATCTCTGACGTTATCTGTGTCGGTGTGGAGCCCAACAAAGAGTACTGTGTCATT GAATTCGCAGAAGATCGGGCCCAGTTCCTCCCTCCATGGGTGTTGTACTTCAGCGGGAGTGAGGAGAGGGATCGACTGCTACAGGGATTAGACCACGCATGGAGAGCCATTTTCCAG GTTGACCTTCCCCATAAAGACATGTCTGATCCGTTGGTGCAGAAGCGCTGCAGCGAGGCTCTGGAGCTGATGAAGAGCGCCTGGCAGAGAGCCGACAGTCTCGCTCGGGGAAGAGCCCGGCGAGAGCCGTGGTGttga